One window from the genome of Musa acuminata AAA Group cultivar baxijiao chromosome BXJ1-4, Cavendish_Baxijiao_AAA, whole genome shotgun sequence encodes:
- the LOC135651852 gene encoding probable methyltransferase PMT20 isoform X3: MKNRDFRPGAYLDINPRIVPFTLGFIILCGFSFYLGGIFCSEKNRYFKQDEAPIVQSQQETTVDPLKIEYVEFSECSLNYQDYTPCTDPKRWKKYGNYRLSFMERHCPQITVRNECLIPPPDGYKPPIRWPKSKDQCWYRNVPYDWISNKKSTQHWLRKEGDKFFFPGGGTMFPNGVNSYVKLMQKLIPGMKNGTIRTAIDTGCGVASWGGDLLDHGILTVSLAPRDNHEAQVQFALERGIPAILGIISTQRLPFPSNSFDMAHCSRCLIPWTEYDGIYLLEVHRILRPGGFWVLSGPPINYEHRWRGWNTTVEEQKSDYDKLKKLLTSMCFTLYDKMDDIAVWQKSLDSSCYDRLTSSSYPPKCDYSSDPDSAWYTPLQPCLSIPSQKFKKLGLNSVPKWPNRLHVRPERISMIFNGNSGGFKHDNSRWKVRVKHYKALLPALGSDEIRNVMDMNTLYGGFATSLIDSPLWVMNVVSSYGPNSLGVVYDRGLIGTYHDWCEPFSTYPRTYDLLHLDGLFTAESHRCEMKYVLLEMDRILRQNGYAIIRESYYFINAIATIAKGMRWDCEKQGTEYIVSKEKLLVCQKKLWHANHSRE; the protein is encoded by the exons ATGAAGAACAGAGATTTCAGGCCAGGAGCTTATCTTGACATAAATCCTAGGATTGTCCCCTTTACTTTAGGATTCATAATCCTATGTGGATTTTCCTTCTATCTTGGGGGCATTTTTTGTTCTGAGAAGAATCGATACTTTAAGCAGGATGAAGCTCCAATCGTCCAATCTCAACAGGAAACTACAGTAGATCCCCTTAAAATTGAGTATGTTGAATTCTCAGAGTGTAGTTTGAACTATCAGGATTACACACCATGCACAGATCCGAAG aGATGGAAGAAGTATGGAAATTACAGACTTAGTTTTATGGAACGCCATTGTCCACAAATCACTGTCAGAAATGAATGCTTGATTCCTCCTCCTGATGGATATAAGCCACCAATTAGATGGCCAAAAAGCAAAGATCAATGTTGGTACAG GAATGTTCCCTATGACTGGATAAGCAATAAGAAATCAACTCAACACTGGCTCAGAAAAGAAGGTGACAAATTCTTCTTTCCAGGTGGAGGTACCATGTTTCCTAATGGAGTTAATTCATATGTTaaattgatgcaaaagctgattcctgGAATGAAGAACGGAACTATCCGAACTGCCATTGATACTGGATGTGGT GTTGCAAGCTGGGGAGGTGATTtattagatcatggcattttaactGTTTCTCTTGCACCTAGAGATAATCATGAGGCTCAAGTACAGTTTGCCCTTGAACGTGGCATTCCAGCAATCTTAGGCATCATTTCAACTCAGCGTCTTCCATTCCCTTCCAATTCATTTGATATGGCTCACTGCTCCAGATGTCTTATACCATGGACAGAATATG ATGGTATTTACCTACTGGAAGTACACCGAATACTTAGACCTGGGGGCTTCTGGGTGCTCTCAGGACCACCTATAAACTACGAACACAGATGGCGTGGGTGGAACACAACAGTGGAGGAACAGAAGTCAGACTATGATAAATTGAAGAAGTTGCTAACTAGCATGTGCTTCACACTCTACGATAAAATGGATGACATTGCTGTGTGGCAGAAGTCTCTAGATAGTAGCTGCTACGATAGACTCACTTCATCATCTTACCCACCTAAATGTGATTATAGCTCAGATCCAGATTCAGCATGGTATACTCCACTGCAACCTTGTCTGAGTATTCCAAGCCAAAAGTTTAAGAAATTGGGACTGAACTCTGTACCAAAATGGCCAAATCGGTTGCATGTACGCCCAGAGCGTATTTCTATGATTTTCAATGGAAACTCTGGTGGTTTCAAGCATGATAACAGTAGATGGAAGGTGAGGGTGAAACACTACAAAGCATTACTTCCTGCTCTTGGAAGTGATGAAATCCGAAATGTTATGGATATGAATACATTGTACGGAGGGTTTGCAACATCTCTTATTGATTCTCCATTATGGGTCATGAATGTTGTCTCCTCTTATGGTCCAAATTCACTTGGAGTGGTCTATGATAGGGGACTAATTGGCACCTATCATGACTG GTGTGAGCCATTCTCAACGTATCCTCGTACATATGACCTGTTGCATCTGGATGGCCTATTTACTGCTGAAAGTCACAG ATGTGAAATGAAATATGTGCTCCTTGAGATGGACCGTATCCTACGTCAAAATGGGTATGCGATAATCCGTGAATCATACTATTTCATCAACGCTATAGCAACCATTGCCAAAGGAATGAGATGGGATTGTGAGAAACAAGGCACAGAATACATCGTGTCAAAGGAGAAACTGTTGGTTTGTCAGAAGAAGCTTTGGCACGCCAACCACAGTCGGGAATGA
- the LOC135651852 gene encoding probable methyltransferase PMT20 isoform X2: MERHCPQITVRNECLIPPPDGYKPPIRWPKSKDQCWYRNVPYDWISNKKSTQHWLRKEGDKFFFPGGGTMFPNGVNSYVKLMQKLIPGMKNGTIRTAIDTGCGVASWGGDLLDHGILTVSLAPRDNHEAQVQFALERGIPAILGIISTQRLPFPSNSFDMAHCSRCLIPWTEYDGIYLLEVHRILRPGGFWVLSGPPINYEHRWRGWNTTVEEQKSDYDKLKKLLTSMCFTLYDKMDDIAVWQKSLDSSCYDRLTSSSYPPKCDYSSDPDSAWYTPLQPCLSIPSQKFKKLGLNSVPKWPNRLHVRPERISMIFNGNSGGFKHDNSRWKVRVKHYKALLPALGSDEIRNVMDMNTLYGGFATSLIDSPLWVMNVVSSYGPNSLGVVYDRGLIGTYHDWCEPFSTYPRTYDLLHLDGLFTAESHRCEMKYVLLEMDRILRQNGYAIIRESYYFINAIATIAKGMRWDCEKQGTEYIVSKEKLLVCQKKLWHANHSRE; this comes from the exons ATGGAACGCCATTGTCCACAAATCACTGTCAGAAATGAATGCTTGATTCCTCCTCCTGATGGATATAAGCCACCAATTAGATGGCCAAAAAGCAAAGATCAATGTTGGTACAG GAATGTTCCCTATGACTGGATAAGCAATAAGAAATCAACTCAACACTGGCTCAGAAAAGAAGGTGACAAATTCTTCTTTCCAGGTGGAGGTACCATGTTTCCTAATGGAGTTAATTCATATGTTaaattgatgcaaaagctgattcctgGAATGAAGAACGGAACTATCCGAACTGCCATTGATACTGGATGTGGT GTTGCAAGCTGGGGAGGTGATTtattagatcatggcattttaactGTTTCTCTTGCACCTAGAGATAATCATGAGGCTCAAGTACAGTTTGCCCTTGAACGTGGCATTCCAGCAATCTTAGGCATCATTTCAACTCAGCGTCTTCCATTCCCTTCCAATTCATTTGATATGGCTCACTGCTCCAGATGTCTTATACCATGGACAGAATATG ATGGTATTTACCTACTGGAAGTACACCGAATACTTAGACCTGGGGGCTTCTGGGTGCTCTCAGGACCACCTATAAACTACGAACACAGATGGCGTGGGTGGAACACAACAGTGGAGGAACAGAAGTCAGACTATGATAAATTGAAGAAGTTGCTAACTAGCATGTGCTTCACACTCTACGATAAAATGGATGACATTGCTGTGTGGCAGAAGTCTCTAGATAGTAGCTGCTACGATAGACTCACTTCATCATCTTACCCACCTAAATGTGATTATAGCTCAGATCCAGATTCAGCATGGTATACTCCACTGCAACCTTGTCTGAGTATTCCAAGCCAAAAGTTTAAGAAATTGGGACTGAACTCTGTACCAAAATGGCCAAATCGGTTGCATGTACGCCCAGAGCGTATTTCTATGATTTTCAATGGAAACTCTGGTGGTTTCAAGCATGATAACAGTAGATGGAAGGTGAGGGTGAAACACTACAAAGCATTACTTCCTGCTCTTGGAAGTGATGAAATCCGAAATGTTATGGATATGAATACATTGTACGGAGGGTTTGCAACATCTCTTATTGATTCTCCATTATGGGTCATGAATGTTGTCTCCTCTTATGGTCCAAATTCACTTGGAGTGGTCTATGATAGGGGACTAATTGGCACCTATCATGACTG GTGTGAGCCATTCTCAACGTATCCTCGTACATATGACCTGTTGCATCTGGATGGCCTATTTACTGCTGAAAGTCACAG ATGTGAAATGAAATATGTGCTCCTTGAGATGGACCGTATCCTACGTCAAAATGGGTATGCGATAATCCGTGAATCATACTATTTCATCAACGCTATAGCAACCATTGCCAAAGGAATGAGATGGGATTGTGAGAAACAAGGCACAGAATACATCGTGTCAAAGGAGAAACTGTTGGTTTGTCAGAAGAAGCTTTGGCACGCCAACCACAGTCGGGAATGA
- the LOC135651852 gene encoding probable methyltransferase PMT20 isoform X1 produces MQYRMVPPGTGDTTVDPLKIEYVEFSECSLNYQDYTPCTDPKRWKKYGNYRLSFMERHCPQITVRNECLIPPPDGYKPPIRWPKSKDQCWYRNVPYDWISNKKSTQHWLRKEGDKFFFPGGGTMFPNGVNSYVKLMQKLIPGMKNGTIRTAIDTGCGVASWGGDLLDHGILTVSLAPRDNHEAQVQFALERGIPAILGIISTQRLPFPSNSFDMAHCSRCLIPWTEYDGIYLLEVHRILRPGGFWVLSGPPINYEHRWRGWNTTVEEQKSDYDKLKKLLTSMCFTLYDKMDDIAVWQKSLDSSCYDRLTSSSYPPKCDYSSDPDSAWYTPLQPCLSIPSQKFKKLGLNSVPKWPNRLHVRPERISMIFNGNSGGFKHDNSRWKVRVKHYKALLPALGSDEIRNVMDMNTLYGGFATSLIDSPLWVMNVVSSYGPNSLGVVYDRGLIGTYHDWCEPFSTYPRTYDLLHLDGLFTAESHRCEMKYVLLEMDRILRQNGYAIIRESYYFINAIATIAKGMRWDCEKQGTEYIVSKEKLLVCQKKLWHANHSRE; encoded by the exons atgcagtaccgaatggtaccgcccggtacgggcgatactACAGTAGATCCCCTTAAAATTGAGTATGTTGAATTCTCAGAGTGTAGTTTGAACTATCAGGATTACACACCATGCACAGATCCGAAG aGATGGAAGAAGTATGGAAATTACAGACTTAGTTTTATGGAACGCCATTGTCCACAAATCACTGTCAGAAATGAATGCTTGATTCCTCCTCCTGATGGATATAAGCCACCAATTAGATGGCCAAAAAGCAAAGATCAATGTTGGTACAG GAATGTTCCCTATGACTGGATAAGCAATAAGAAATCAACTCAACACTGGCTCAGAAAAGAAGGTGACAAATTCTTCTTTCCAGGTGGAGGTACCATGTTTCCTAATGGAGTTAATTCATATGTTaaattgatgcaaaagctgattcctgGAATGAAGAACGGAACTATCCGAACTGCCATTGATACTGGATGTGGT GTTGCAAGCTGGGGAGGTGATTtattagatcatggcattttaactGTTTCTCTTGCACCTAGAGATAATCATGAGGCTCAAGTACAGTTTGCCCTTGAACGTGGCATTCCAGCAATCTTAGGCATCATTTCAACTCAGCGTCTTCCATTCCCTTCCAATTCATTTGATATGGCTCACTGCTCCAGATGTCTTATACCATGGACAGAATATG ATGGTATTTACCTACTGGAAGTACACCGAATACTTAGACCTGGGGGCTTCTGGGTGCTCTCAGGACCACCTATAAACTACGAACACAGATGGCGTGGGTGGAACACAACAGTGGAGGAACAGAAGTCAGACTATGATAAATTGAAGAAGTTGCTAACTAGCATGTGCTTCACACTCTACGATAAAATGGATGACATTGCTGTGTGGCAGAAGTCTCTAGATAGTAGCTGCTACGATAGACTCACTTCATCATCTTACCCACCTAAATGTGATTATAGCTCAGATCCAGATTCAGCATGGTATACTCCACTGCAACCTTGTCTGAGTATTCCAAGCCAAAAGTTTAAGAAATTGGGACTGAACTCTGTACCAAAATGGCCAAATCGGTTGCATGTACGCCCAGAGCGTATTTCTATGATTTTCAATGGAAACTCTGGTGGTTTCAAGCATGATAACAGTAGATGGAAGGTGAGGGTGAAACACTACAAAGCATTACTTCCTGCTCTTGGAAGTGATGAAATCCGAAATGTTATGGATATGAATACATTGTACGGAGGGTTTGCAACATCTCTTATTGATTCTCCATTATGGGTCATGAATGTTGTCTCCTCTTATGGTCCAAATTCACTTGGAGTGGTCTATGATAGGGGACTAATTGGCACCTATCATGACTG GTGTGAGCCATTCTCAACGTATCCTCGTACATATGACCTGTTGCATCTGGATGGCCTATTTACTGCTGAAAGTCACAG ATGTGAAATGAAATATGTGCTCCTTGAGATGGACCGTATCCTACGTCAAAATGGGTATGCGATAATCCGTGAATCATACTATTTCATCAACGCTATAGCAACCATTGCCAAAGGAATGAGATGGGATTGTGAGAAACAAGGCACAGAATACATCGTGTCAAAGGAGAAACTGTTGGTTTGTCAGAAGAAGCTTTGGCACGCCAACCACAGTCGGGAATGA